The Balneola vulgaris DSM 17893 DNA window ATCATCGAATTGATTGAGATGATTAATCGGGGTGGTAAAACCGTCTTAGAATTAGCGGATGAAATACTATCTACACATAAAGAAATCAAGCAAGACCCCATTTCCTCTAGTGAATCATTAGCTTTAACTCAGCTCAAAGAAAAACTTGTTGATTTATATAAGCCTCAAGCTCAATTAAAAAATGTGAGCTTTGATGTAACATTGACTAACAATGAGTTTAATGAAAACATCCCAAAACGAAAGCTGCTGCAGATATTTGGCAACCTCATTACTAATGCCATAAAATTCACTGACAATGGCGGTTCAGTGCATGTAAACCTTCAAATGATTGAAGATTCTGTAAATAGTGGGAAACTCCATTTTGAAGTGAAAGATACTGGAATAGGTATCAGTGAAGAGCAGAAGAATCAGCTTTTAGGCGATAAATCATTCTCTACCAAAGGCACCAGCAATGAACGCGGGTTTGGCTTTGGTTTTCAGTTAGCACATCATTTAGTTCAATCGATGAATGGAAAACTAAATATTGAGTCAGAAATCGATAAAGGAACTTCTATTAAAGTGGAGCTTCCGGTTCGTATTTATTCGAAATAAATAGTTATATGTCTTTATAGTTATCTAATTCAAGGGTCCAGTCGTATTTTATATAACTGATTTTTGGATTAGCTGACTCTGGGATAATCCCATACTTCTTAAGCATCTGAATACTTCCCTTCTTTCCGCCAAAATCTGCTTTAAACCAACTCATTAAGCGATTTACAAATACTTTATTCTCTTCTTCTAAAAAATCGGTGGTTCGTTCGAGATATTGTTTTGAGGTAATATCCAATTGTTCTTCTACCCTGTCAGCTTCATAAATTGCAATATATGGACATGATTTCGCACCACAATTAAGCGCGAAATGAATTCGCGGATCTACTTCCTTCCATCTGAAAGTTTTTTCAAACTCATCAGGGAACCATTTATCTAAGTAACCCATAGATAGCTTTATCTTTGAATGGCGGATGATTCCATGTTCTATATCATCAAAACTTAATTCATGTCCAGCAATGGTAACTTGAGGTGAGGAAAAAAAGTTGTAACCAAACCATGATGCACGATCATCAAACAATTCTGGGTTATCTAATAATAGAATTTGAACATAGGCATTATACACATTGAGCCAGAATGCCTTCTTCTCTTCTTCTGTGTCTAAATCAGCATTTAAATCTTCTTTAGAAACATCAGCCAATAGCTTTTGTAGCTCAAGAGTGGGTTTTCCAGTTCGAACATGATTCAAAAGTTGTATGGAAACTTCCGTATATGAATTCAATGAATCAGGCAATTCATCAAACGAATTTCCTTGAGCAAGGGCATTGGAACTGAGGCTAAGTCCACTCAGTATCAATAGATTCAAAAAAGAAGTCGATATTAATTTCATAAAAGTTACATCCATATTTGGCAGGAGTTCGTTTTTTAATTTACTATCTCTACAATTAATTACGCATTATCGATCATCTAATATGGCAATAAGTATCATTGTACCAACTTATAACGAAGAATGTACGATTTCGGATCAAATTGATTATTTACTTAAAGGGATTGAGGGGCTATCAAAGGCAGAAATAATTATTGTTGATGGCGGTAGTAGTGATGAAACAACGGCCAAAGCACGTTCAAAGAATGTAACGGCTGTTCGTTCCCCTTCAAAAGGAAGAGCGGCACAAATGAATTACGGTGCATCAATTGCTAAGAATGATATCCTTTATTTTGTTCACGCCGACACTCAGCCCCCTTTAACATTTGTAGATGATATTCTCGAAAGCTTTACTTCAAACTATGAATCAGGTTGTTATCGCTATCAGTTCAAGGATTATCCTACGCCACTATTACGCATTAATGCCTACTGTACTCGCTTTAAAAGGATAATGTGTAGAGGTGGAGACCAAACCTTATTTATCAAAAAAGATTTATTTAATGAATTAGGTGGATTCAGGGAAGATTATCTGATTATGGAAGATTATGATTTTATTCAGAAACTAATGAATAGGAAAAGCTTCAGAGTCATTCAAAAAGATGCCTTTGTATCAGCTCGAAAATATGATCACAATGGCTATTTCCAAGTTAACTTCGCGAACCTAGTTGTGTTTATGATGTATTTTGCTGGAGCCTCTCAAGAATTGATGGTACATGCCTACAAAAACTTAATCTACCATCCCAAAATGGGATAATCTCTCAATATTTATTGCTAAGTGATAAATAGATATTGATTAATAGATTCTACTCAATTTATCTCTGCAAACACTATCGATTCTCCTTATCTTTGGCGCATGAAAAGTGCCGCATTTGAAACTCTAGGATGTAAATTAAATTTCTCAGAAACCTCTTCTATGAGGAGAGATTTCGAGGTTGAAGGATTTGAACTCAAAGAATTTGATGACAAAGCAGATATCTATGTCATTAATACCTGTTCAGTAACCTTAGATGCTAATAGTGCTTGCCGTAAAACAGTTCGACAAGCCTTAAAGCGTAACCCAGATGCCTTTGTAGCTGTTGTTGGATGTTATGCTCAGCTTGAACCAGAAGAAATTGCTCAAATTGAAGGTGTTGATGTTGTTTTAGGGGCCAAAGACAAGTTCAAGCTATTAGACCTATTTGACGATTTTGTTAAACAAGAGAAAACCATCATCCACAATACCGATGTTAATGAAGCAGTCGACTTCCACAATGCTTTTTCATCGGATGACCGAACGCGTGCTTTTCTTAAGGTACAGGATGGGTGTAATTACAAGTGTTCATTTTGCACTATTCCTCTAGCACGGGGTGCAAGTCGTAGCCCTAAAATTGCTACCGTTGTACGGAATGCTGAACAGCTGGTATCAGAAGGATTTAAAGAAATCATCATTACTGGAGTGAACTCAGGTGATTTCGGTTATGGTACGGATGAAAATTTCTATCAATTACTACAAGCACTAGAAGATGTAAAAGGCTTAGAGAGACTCCGAGTTTCATCTATAGAACCAAATTTACTTACTGAAGAAATTATTCGATTCGCAGCTACTTCAACTAAGCTTCAGCCTCACTTCCATATTCCATTACAAAGTGGGTCGGATAAGATGCTTAAAACAATGCGTCGGCGTTACAAATCGGATCTTTATAGAGGACGTGTTGAACTTATTCGTGAGCTTATTCCAGATGCATGTATTGGAGTAGATGTAATAACGGGTCACCCTGGCGAAACAGAAGCCTTATTCGAAGAATCCATGGCATTCATTGATAGCCTAGATGTATCGTACTTACATGTGTTCACCTATTCAGAACGTCCTAATACTCATGCATTAAGTTTAAGCCCTATAGTACCTAAGCCAGAGAGAAAAAAGCGTACACATAAACTTCGAAGATTATCAAAGAAGAAGCGATTTAATTTTGATGGTCGATTCGAAGGCGAAATACGCCCTACCCTATTCGAAGAAGAAAACAAAGATGGGCTCATGTTTGGCTGGACCAACAATTATGTTCGTGTTGCAATCCCACACAATCCAAGGTTAGCGAACACCATTCAACCCGTAAGGCTGAATACACTTACTACAGATGGATATTATGAAGGGGAATTAAATCAAAAAATATTAGCAGAAGAGCAAGTAATTGAAGAGCTTATTGGATAATGAGTGATTCTACAAACACAGCTTTTATAACCGACAGAGTAATACGTTTCTTGAAACAACAAAGAGAGTTGTTTGGCGATTTTTCTGTTAAATCAGTAGACCTAAACACTAGAGAAGAACCTGCTATTCCTGCTCCGGTACCCACTCCATCTGCTTCAAATGGGAATAAAGAGTATCACGTAGTACCGGAATCAAAGTCAGAAGGTGTAACTGAGCAAATTGAACCAACCAATGATGAGCAATCTTCAGAAGAAAGAATTGCCGCTTGTTCAAGTGTAGAAGCATTGAATAGCCTTTATTCAGAGCTAATTAAAAACACCAACGATTTCGTATTTGGAAAAGGTAGCAACTCCCCAAAAGTTATGATTATTGGAGGAGCTCCAGGTAAAAACGATTATAAAGATGGGCGACCTTTTTCAGGAAAGGTAGGTAAGTTATTAGATAAGATATTAACGGCCATAAGTCTTAGTAAATCAGATTTATACTTTAGCAATATTTTAAAATTTAGACCTTCTAAGAGTGAACTAGACAACGCTGAATTCACTCAGATGAACACCACTTTCATTAAGAAGGAAATTGACATCCTTCAACCGAATATTGTGCTTTGTGTAGGCGAACTTGCAACGCAAACACTAATAAATGATTCATCGGATTTTGACAGTCTTCGAGGTCGTTTACATACTGTAGAGGAGCAAAACTACTTTGCGACTTATCACCCCGCACAACTACTATTGGATGAGTCGTTAAAGCGACCATGTTGGGAAGACTTAAAAATTTTAAAAGAGCATTTGAACAGGCGCTAAAGTCACTTCAATTGTTAACAATTTTGTTTAAAAGTTGTGGGGAAATAATCTACAGTGCATGCATATTTTAACTAAATTACTGACGTTGAATTTTATACAGTAAGATCAACGCACTGCAATTCTACTTTAAAAAATTATAGGCAATTACTAGGTCGATTCAGGGAATAAAAAGGAAATGGCAAAAAACGGTTCAGCATACAAAAAGAAGACTTACGAAGATCCATCTAGCATATTAGAGAAAGAAGGCCGAGTGCCTCCTCAAGCGGTTGAAGTTGAAGAAGCCGTATTAGGTGCCATGCTCATCGAAACGGGCGCTGCTACCATCGCTATTGGTATGCTGAAAGCGGATGACTTTTATAAGCCTGCCCACCGTCATATTTTCGAAACTATATCGAACTTATCTGAAAGAGATAATCCTTTAGATCTTCTTACAGTTGAGAATGAACTTCGCGATAACAATTTGCTCGATGTTTGTGGTGGTTCATCCTATTTATCTGATTTAACACGTTCTGTAAGTTCGGCGGCTAATATTGAGTATCATGCTCAAATTATCATTGAAAAAGCTATTAAAAGAAACCTGATTCTGAACTGTACGGATGTTATTAAAGAATCATACGATTCAACTTCAGATGCTTATGATGTTTTAGATGATGCCGAGCAACGTATTTTTGATTTAGCGAATCAGAAGACAAAAAATGCCTCTCAACCTGTTTCAGAAATCTTAAAAGATACCCTAGCCTATTTAGAAGACATGCGAGGCAAAGAAGGTGGTATTACTGGTGTACCTACTGGATTGGCTATCGATCAAATGACTGCTGGTTGGCAAAAAGGTGATCTTATAATCATCGCCGCGCGACCATCTATGGGTAAAACGGCCTTTGTATTAACGGCTGCTAGAAATGCGGCTATGCACCTTGATGAAAAGCTTAAAACCCCTATCGCTATCTTCAGTTTAGAGATGTCAAATCAATCTCTAGTTCAACGTTTACTCACCATGGAAGCTCGCGTTCGTGCTGATGAAGCTAGAAAAGGTACTTTAAATGATGACAGCTTTAAACAACTGATTGAAGCAGCAGGTCGCTTATTTACTGCAGGTATTTTTATTGATGATACGCCAGCTATCACATTAATGGAATTGCGTACTAAATGTAGAAGACTGAAAAGTGAACATGATATTGGGTTAATCGTAATTGATTACCTACAGCTTATGCAGGGCAATGCAAAGGATTCTGGAAATCGTGAACAAGAAATTGCCTCTATCTCTCGAGGGTTGAAGTCGCTAGCTAAGGAATTAGATGTCCCAGTAATCGCCTTATCTCAGCTCTCTAGAGCCGTAGAACAACGTGGTGGTGATAAGCGACCACAATTAAGTGATCTTCGTGAATCTGGATCTATTGAGCAGGATGCCGATGTGGTGATGTTCCTGTATCGTCCTGAATACTATGGAATTACAACCACCGCTGAGGGACAATCAACGGCTGGTTTAGCAGAGGTAATTATAGGTAAGCAAAGAAACGGACCGGTAGGTAGTAAAATGCATTATTTCGTTAAAGATTATGCTCGGTTTGAGAACTTAACAACCGCCGATCATGGGGATAGCTACCTCAATGATGGAGGTGGTGGCAACACTCCTGCCCTCCCAGATGATTTCTCTCCTTCTGGAGCACCACCTATGCCTCATAACCCAGCTCCCGACGAAGACGCCCCTTTCTAAAATGGTTTTTATGCGGTCGATACTTACTACAGTTATACTAATCTTCTTTTGTGCTATTCCAACAAAAACAACTGCACAAGATTTAGATTACGCTAAGTTCGTCGTTAAAACTTTAAGTTCTAGTGAATACTATGGTCGAGGGTACACTTTCGATGCTGACAAAAAAGCAGCCAGTTTTATAAAAGATGAATTTATAAAACATGGTGTTGAACCTATTGACGGTGAGTTTTATCAGAATTTCGAGGTTTCCATAAATTCATTTCCCTCAACTGTTGAACTAAACCTGAATGACAAAGAACTCACCCCTGGAATAGATTATCTCGTTGAACCTGGCTCACCAACAATTAATGGTAGTTTTGAGATTCATAGCATTTATTTCAATGACTTAGTTAGTCAGCAGGACATGATTGAAGCAATAAAAGCTTCCGTTAATAAATTCATTTACTTACCTGAACTCAATAAAGATAATACAAGTAAGGAGAATACAGATCTACTCAATGGCTTTATCCAATTCATAAAGAGAAATCCCAACCTACCTGTGAAGGGATTTATATATCATTCCAATGGGAAACTGACTTGGCGACCATCCTCCATTCTGGATGAAAAAGCTGGAATCATTTTATCCGATGAAATTGAGATAGAACCAAATTCTCAAATCAAGCTACATATTGAGCAAGAGTATACATTGAATTATCCTACACAAAATGTGATGGGCAGAGTAAAAGGTATGAGCTCTGATTCTACAATCGTACTCATGGCTCACTACGATCATTTAGGTACAATAGGTAAAGAAACCATTTTTTATGGAGCCAATGATAACAGTAGTGGTGTTGCTATGCTTCTAACTATGGCTAAACATTTTGGCACTAACCCTCCACCATTTGATATAGTGCTAATCGCATTTGGTGCTGAAGAACTTGGATTGATGGGCTCAAGGTATTTTGTTCAAAATCCGACTATAGAATTATCAAATATAAAATTTTATCTCAATTTTGATTTAGCGGGTACAGGTGATGAAGGGGTTCAAGTAGTAAATGGTAGCGTATTTAAAAACAAATTCGACCTACTTACTGAACTGAATGCTAATCAAAATCTATTACCTCAAGTAAAAATTAGAGGCAAAGCCTGTAATAGTGATCATTGCTTTTTTGATGAAGCAGGTGTCCCTGGTTTTTATATCTACACCTTAGGGGGCATTAAGGCGTATCATGATATACATGATAAATTTGAAACCTTGCCCTTCACAGAATTCGAAGATTATTCAAAACTGATGATTCAATTTATTGAAAGCTTTAAA harbors:
- a CDS encoding DUF547 domain-containing protein — its product is MKLISTSFLNLLILSGLSLSSNALAQGNSFDELPDSLNSYTEVSIQLLNHVRTGKPTLELQKLLADVSKEDLNADLDTEEEKKAFWLNVYNAYVQILLLDNPELFDDRASWFGYNFFSSPQVTIAGHELSFDDIEHGIIRHSKIKLSMGYLDKWFPDEFEKTFRWKEVDPRIHFALNCGAKSCPYIAIYEADRVEEQLDITSKQYLERTTDFLEEENKVFVNRLMSWFKADFGGKKGSIQMLKKYGIIPESANPKISYIKYDWTLELDNYKDI
- a CDS encoding TIGR04283 family arsenosugar biosynthesis glycosyltransferase, which encodes MAISIIVPTYNEECTISDQIDYLLKGIEGLSKAEIIIVDGGSSDETTAKARSKNVTAVRSPSKGRAAQMNYGASIAKNDILYFVHADTQPPLTFVDDILESFTSNYESGCYRYQFKDYPTPLLRINAYCTRFKRIMCRGGDQTLFIKKDLFNELGGFREDYLIMEDYDFIQKLMNRKSFRVIQKDAFVSARKYDHNGYFQVNFANLVVFMMYFAGASQELMVHAYKNLIYHPKMG
- the mtaB gene encoding tRNA (N(6)-L-threonylcarbamoyladenosine(37)-C(2))-methylthiotransferase MtaB, coding for MKSAAFETLGCKLNFSETSSMRRDFEVEGFELKEFDDKADIYVINTCSVTLDANSACRKTVRQALKRNPDAFVAVVGCYAQLEPEEIAQIEGVDVVLGAKDKFKLLDLFDDFVKQEKTIIHNTDVNEAVDFHNAFSSDDRTRAFLKVQDGCNYKCSFCTIPLARGASRSPKIATVVRNAEQLVSEGFKEIIITGVNSGDFGYGTDENFYQLLQALEDVKGLERLRVSSIEPNLLTEEIIRFAATSTKLQPHFHIPLQSGSDKMLKTMRRRYKSDLYRGRVELIRELIPDACIGVDVITGHPGETEALFEESMAFIDSLDVSYLHVFTYSERPNTHALSLSPIVPKPERKKRTHKLRRLSKKKRFNFDGRFEGEIRPTLFEEENKDGLMFGWTNNYVRVAIPHNPRLANTIQPVRLNTLTTDGYYEGELNQKILAEEQVIEELIG
- a CDS encoding uracil-DNA glycosylase is translated as MSDSTNTAFITDRVIRFLKQQRELFGDFSVKSVDLNTREEPAIPAPVPTPSASNGNKEYHVVPESKSEGVTEQIEPTNDEQSSEERIAACSSVEALNSLYSELIKNTNDFVFGKGSNSPKVMIIGGAPGKNDYKDGRPFSGKVGKLLDKILTAISLSKSDLYFSNILKFRPSKSELDNAEFTQMNTTFIKKEIDILQPNIVLCVGELATQTLINDSSDFDSLRGRLHTVEEQNYFATYHPAQLLLDESLKRPCWEDLKILKEHLNRR
- the dnaB gene encoding replicative DNA helicase — protein: MAKNGSAYKKKTYEDPSSILEKEGRVPPQAVEVEEAVLGAMLIETGAATIAIGMLKADDFYKPAHRHIFETISNLSERDNPLDLLTVENELRDNNLLDVCGGSSYLSDLTRSVSSAANIEYHAQIIIEKAIKRNLILNCTDVIKESYDSTSDAYDVLDDAEQRIFDLANQKTKNASQPVSEILKDTLAYLEDMRGKEGGITGVPTGLAIDQMTAGWQKGDLIIIAARPSMGKTAFVLTAARNAAMHLDEKLKTPIAIFSLEMSNQSLVQRLLTMEARVRADEARKGTLNDDSFKQLIEAAGRLFTAGIFIDDTPAITLMELRTKCRRLKSEHDIGLIVIDYLQLMQGNAKDSGNREQEIASISRGLKSLAKELDVPVIALSQLSRAVEQRGGDKRPQLSDLRESGSIEQDADVVMFLYRPEYYGITTTAEGQSTAGLAEVIIGKQRNGPVGSKMHYFVKDYARFENLTTADHGDSYLNDGGGGNTPALPDDFSPSGAPPMPHNPAPDEDAPF
- a CDS encoding M28 family metallopeptidase, which produces MRSILTTVILIFFCAIPTKTTAQDLDYAKFVVKTLSSSEYYGRGYTFDADKKAASFIKDEFIKHGVEPIDGEFYQNFEVSINSFPSTVELNLNDKELTPGIDYLVEPGSPTINGSFEIHSIYFNDLVSQQDMIEAIKASVNKFIYLPELNKDNTSKENTDLLNGFIQFIKRNPNLPVKGFIYHSNGKLTWRPSSILDEKAGIILSDEIEIEPNSQIKLHIEQEYTLNYPTQNVMGRVKGMSSDSTIVLMAHYDHLGTIGKETIFYGANDNSSGVAMLLTMAKHFGTNPPPFDIVLIAFGAEELGLMGSRYFVQNPTIELSNIKFYLNFDLAGTGDEGVQVVNGSVFKNKFDLLTELNANQNLLPQVKIRGKACNSDHCFFDEAGVPGFYIYTLGGIKAYHDIHDKFETLPFTEFEDYSKLMIQFIESFK